A genome region from Rattus norvegicus strain BN/NHsdMcwi chromosome 17, GRCr8, whole genome shotgun sequence includes the following:
- the LOC120097728 gene encoding basic proline-rich protein-like produces the protein MHTAPCPPGLGLSGCPDLSVLFPGPQAASPRTHTPCGSSQEPPERARPPTGTAGAGFQPPERPAHGGPARPHPRPPASARGATFPRAPDPARSARSRAHARTVDTQPTRNWPATARPLPPAPAPQSAPARRKFVPRRRGLRGGRIARGEAPRGSKSGESAERSNSRSTRGRKSGRARRRDAARLTVPGGRPSR, from the coding sequence ATGCACACAGCCCCGTGCCCGCCGGGACTCGGGCTGTCCGGGTGTCCCGACCTGTCTGTGCTGTTTCCCGGCCCGCAGGCGGCGAGTCCACGCACACACACGCCCTGTGGCAGCAGCCAGGAGCCGCCAGAGCGTGCCCGGCCCCCGACGGGCACCGCAGGCGCCGGGTTCCAACCCCCTGAGCGCCCGGCTCACGGCGGCCCCGCGCGTCCCCATCCCCGCCCGCCCGCGAGCGCGCGGGGCGCAACTTTCCCGCGGGCGCCCGACCCGGCGCGCAGCGCCCGCTcccgcgcacacgcgcgcacggTCGACACGCAGCCGACACGCAACTGGCCCGCGACCGCCCGTCCTCTCCCGCCCGCGCCCGCCCCGCAGTCCGCGCCCGCCCGCCGCAAGTTTGTTCCCCGCCGCCGCGGCCTGCGCGGAGGGAGGATCGCGCGCGGGGAGGCGCCGAGGGGCAGCAAGAGTGGAGAAAGTGCGGAAAGAAGCAACAGCCGCTCCACCCGCGGGCGGAAAAGTGGCCGGGCGCGGCGGCGGGATGCGGCGCGGCTAACGGTCCCCGGCGGCCGCCCGAGCCGCTAG